A window of the Hordeum vulgare subsp. vulgare chromosome 5H, MorexV3_pseudomolecules_assembly, whole genome shotgun sequence genome harbors these coding sequences:
- the LOC123452263 gene encoding phytochrome C, whose product MSSSRSNSRSACSRGSSARSRHSERVVAQTPVDAQLHAEFESSHRHFDYSSSVSALNRSGASTSSAVSAFLQNMQRGRYIQPFGCLLAIHPESFALLAYSENAAEMLDLTPHAVPTIDQRDALAVGADVRTLFRSQSAVALHKAAVFGEVNLLNPILVHARTSGKPFYAILHRIDVGLVIDLEPVNPADVPVTAAGALKSYKLAAKAISRLQSLPSGNLSLLCDVLVREVSELTGYDRVMAYKFHEDEHGEVIAECRRSDLEPYLGLHYPATDIPQASRFLFMKNKVRMICDCAASPVKLIQDGNLSQPISLCGSTMRAPHGCHAQYMANMGSIASLVMSVTVNEDDDEDGDTGSDQQPKGRKLWGLVVCHHTSPRFVPFPLRYACEFLLQVFGIQLNKEVELASQAKERHILRTQTLLCDMLLRDAPVGIFTQSPNVMDLVKCDGAALCYQNQIMVLGSAPSEGEIKKIAAWLLECHDGSTGLSTDSLLEAGYPGASALGEVVCGMAAIKISSKGFIFWFRSHTAKEIKWSGAKHEPGDADDNGRRMHPRSSFRAFLEVVKWRSVPWEDVEMDAIHSLQLILRGSLQDEDANDNNVRSIVEAPSDDVRKIQGLLELRIVTNEMVRLIETATAPILAVDIVGSINGWNGKVAEITGLPTTEAIGMLLVDLVEGDSVEVIKQMLNSAMQGTEEQNFEIKLKTFHQQESNGPVVLMVNACCSRDLSDKVVGVCFVAQDLTGHKMVMDKYTQIQGDYVAIVKNPNELIPPIFMINDLGSCLEWNEAMQKITGIKREDAIDKLLIGEVFTLHDYGCRVKDQATITKLSILMNTVISGQEPEKLAFGFFSTDGKYMESLLTANKRTDAEGKITGALCFLHVPSPELQHALQVQKMSEQAAARSFKELTYIRQELKNPLNGMQFTRKLLEPSDLTEEQRQLFASNVLCQEQLKKILHDNDLEGIEQCYMEMNTVEFNLEEALNTVLMQGMSLSKEKQISLDRDWPVEVSSMYLYGDNLRLQQVLADYLACTLQFTRPAEGPIVLQVIPKKEHIGSGMQIAHLEFRVVHPAPGVPEALIQEMFRHGPGVSREGLGLHISQKLVKTMSGTVQYLREAESSSFIVLVEFPVAQLNSKRSKPSTSKWSKPSTSKSNF is encoded by the exons ATGTCGTCGTCGCGGTCCAACAGCCGGTCGGCCTGCTCGCGGGGGAGCTCGGCGCGGTCCAGGCACAGCGAGCGGGTGGTGGCGCAGACGCCCGTGGACGCGCAGCTGCACGCCGAGTTCGAGAGCTCGCACCGCCACTTCGACTACTCCTCCTCGGTAAGCGCGCTCAACCGCTCCGGCGCCAGCACCAGCTCCGCCGTCTCCGCCTTTCTCCAGAACATGCAGCGGGGCCGCTACATCCAGCCCTTCGGCTGCCTGCTCGCCATCCACCCGGAGTCCTTCGCGCTGCTCGCCTACAGCGAGAACGCCGCCGAGATGCTCGACCTCACGCCGCACGCCGTGCCCACCATCGACCAGCGCGACGCGCTCGCCGTCGGCGCCGACGTGCGCACGCTCTTCCGCTCCCAGAGCGCCGTCGCGCTGCACAAGGCCGCCGTCTTCGGGGAGGTCAACCTGCTCAACCCAATCCTCGTCCACGCCAGGACCTCCGGGAAGCCCTTCTACGCCATCTTGCACCGCATCGACGTTGGCCTCGTCATCGATCTCGAGCCGGTCAACCCCGCGGACGTGCCCGTCACCGCCGCCGGCGCGCTCAAGTCGTACAAGCTCGCCGCCAAGGCCATCTCCAGGCTGCAGTCCCTGCCCAGTGGCAACCTCTCCCTGCTCTGCGATGTGCTGGTCCGGGAGGTAAGCGAGCTCACCGGCTATGACAGGGTGATGGCATACAAGTTCCATGAGGATGAGCATGGTGAGGTCATTGCCGAGTGCAGGAGGTCTGATTTGGAGCCGTATCTTGGCCTGCACTACCCGGCAACTGACATCCCACAAGCATCCAGGTTTCTGTTCATGAAGAATAAAGTGCGGATGATATGTGATTGTGCTGCTTCACCTGTGAAGCTCATTCAGGATGGCAACCTGTCACAGCCTATCAGCCTCTGTGGCTCAACCATGAGGGCACCCCATGGCTGCCATGCCCAGTACATGGCCAACATGGGCTCCATCGCGTCGCTAGTGATGTCGGTCACTGTAAACGAGGATGACGATGAGGATGGAGACACTGGGAGTGACCAGCAGCCCAAAGGCAGGAAGCTCTGGGGGCTGGTGGTTTGCCATCACACGAGCCCGAGGTTCGTCCCTTTCCCGCTCAGGTATGCTTGCGAATTCCTCTTGCAAGTGTTCGGCATACAGCTCAACAAGGAGGTGGAACTTGCTTCTCAGGCAAAGGAGAGGCACATCCTCCGCACGCAGACCCTTCTCTGTGATATGCTCCTCCGGGATGCTCCTGTTGGGATATTTACCCAGTCGCCAAATGTAATGGATCTAGTGAAGTGCGATGGTGCGGCATTGTGTTACCAAAACCAGATTATGGTGCTGGGATCAGCACCCTCTGAAGGAGAGATAAAGAAGATTGCCGCGTGGCTGCTGGAGTGCCATGATGGCTCTACTGGACTAAGTACGGACAGCTTACTGGAAGCAGGCTATCCGGGCGCGTCTGCTCTGGGTGAGGTTGTCTGTGGCATGGCAGCAATAAAGAtctcttcaaaaggttttatctTCTGGTTCCGATCGCACACGGCAAAGGAGATCAAGTGGAGTGGAGCTAAGCATGAACCAGGTGATGCAGATGACAATGGCAGGAGGATGCATCCACGTTCTTCGTTCAGGGCCTTTTTGGAGGTAGTTAAATGGagaagtgttccttgggaggatgttGAGATGGACGCAATCCATTCTCTCCAGTTAATATTGCGTGGCTCCCTGCAAGATGAAGATGCTAACGACAACAATGTAAGGTCAATTGTTGAAGCTCCATCCGATGACGTCAGGAAGATACAGGGGCTACTTGAATTAAGAATTGTGACAAACGAGATGGTGCGCCTAATTGAGACAGCAACTGCTCCTATATTGGCTGTCGACATCGTTGGTAGCATAAATGGATGGAATGGCAAAGTTGCAGAAATTACCGGATTACCCACCACGGAAGCCATAGGGATGCTTCTGGTAGATCTCGTGGAGGGTGATTCTGTTGAAGTGATTAAGCAAATGTTGAACTCAGCTATGCAAG GAACCGAAGAGCAAAATTTTGAAATCAAGCTTAAAACATTCCATCAACAGGAAAGTAATGGCCCTGTAGTCTTGATGGTTAACGCCTGTTGTAGTCGTGACCTTTCAGACAAAGTTGTTGGGGTTTGTTTCGTAGCACAAGATTTGACAGGGCACAAGATGGTTATGGATAAGTATACGCAGATACAGGGCGACTATGTTGCAATAGTAAAGAACCCCAATGAGCTCATACCCCCTATATTTATGATCAATGATCTTGGTTCTTGCTTAGAATGGAATGAAGCTATGCAAAAGATTACTGGTATAAAGAGGGAAGATGCAATAGATAAGTTGCTGATCGGGGAGGTTTTCACTCTTCATGATTATGGATGTAGGGTAAAGGATCAAGCTACTATAACCAAACTTAGCATACTGATGAACACAGTGATCTCCGGTcaagaacccgagaagcttgctTTTGGTTTCTTCAGCACAGATGGCAAGTACATGGAATCACTGCTGACAGCAAACAAGAGGACAGATGCTGAGGGTAAGATCACCGGCGCTCTTTGCTTTTTGCATGTGCCCAGCCCGGAGCTTCAGCATGCTCTTCAGGTGCAGAAAATGTCTGAACAAGCTGCTGCACGCAGCTTTAAGGAATTGACATATATTCGTCAAGAATTGAAGAACCCACTCAATGGCATGCAATTTACCCGTAAGTTGTTGGAACCGTCTGACTTGACAGAGGAGCAGAGGCAACTTTTTGCATCAAATGTTCTCTGTCAAGAACAGTTGAAAAAGATTttacatgacaatgatctagaagGCATCGAACAGTG CTACATGGAGATGAACACTGTGgaattcaaccttgaagaagcttTGAATACGGTCCTAATGCAAGGCATGTCTCTGAGCAAGGAAAAACAAATTTCTCTTGATCGTGATTGGCCAGTAGAAGTATCATCAATGTACCTATATGGGGATAACTTAAGGCTTCAGCAAGTCCTAGCAGACTACTTGGCATGCACACTTCAATTTACTCGGCCAGCTGAAGGGCCTATTGTACTCCAGGTCATTCCCAAGAAGGAACACATTGGTTCTGGCATGCAGATTGCTCATCTAGAATTCAG AGTTGTCCACCCAGCGCCAGGCGTCCCGGAGGCGCTGATACAGGAGATGTTCCGTCACGGCCCAGGGGTATCCCGAGAAGGCCTCGGCCTGCACATAAGCCAGAAGCTCGTGAAGACGATGAGCGGCACGGTACAGTACCTCCGGGAAGCAGAGAGCTCCTCGTTCATCGTTCTGGTGGAGTTCCCGGTGGCACAGCTCAACAGCAAGAGGTCGAAGCCTTCGACGAGCAAGTGGTCGAAGCCTTCGACGAGCAAGAGCAACTTCTGA
- the LOC123452264 gene encoding meiotic recombination protein SPO11-1 isoform X1, whose amino-acid sequence MAGRGKRRRATVLDDDERRGRRRLEESALLLHKIKGLVGWVVAELSAGRSPSLALHRYQNYCASAAAAASPSTCACSYDAPVGTDVLSLLRKEFHASRLNVLLRVLLVVQQLLQENKHCSKRDIYYMYPSMFVEQAIVDRAINDICILFKCSRHNLNVVPVAKGLVMGWIRFVEGEKKVYCITNVNTAFPIPVSIEAIKDVVSVAHYILVVEKEAVFQRLANDKFCKKNRCIVITGRGYPDIPTRRFLRYLVEQLRLPAYCLVDSDPYGFDILATYKFGSMQMAYDANVLRVPEIRWLGVFTSDFEEYCLPDCCQLPLSSEDTRKLEGILTRCYLHREAPEWRLKLEEMLEKGVKFEIEALSSSSISFLSQEYIPQKIKLVACLIIHQNNPLGIHNKILAAIIAYLSTLHG is encoded by the exons ATGGCGGGGAGGGGGAAGAGGAGGCGCGCGACGGTGCTCGACGACGACGAgcggcgggggcggcggaggCTGGAGGAGTCGGCCCTGCTCCTCCACAAGATCAAAG GGCTGGTGGGCTGGGTGGTCGCGGAGCTCAGCGCCGGCCGATCCCCTTCCCTGGCGCTCCACCGCTACCAGAACTActgcgcctccgccgccgccgccgcgtcccCGTCCACCTG CGCCTGCAGCTACGACGCCCCCGTCGGCACGGACGTCCTCTCCCTCCTCCGCAAGGAATTCCACGCCTCCCGCCTCA ATGTGCTTCTCAGGGTCCTGCTCGTGGTGCAGCAGCTCCTGCAGGAGAACAAGCACTGCTCCAAGAGGGACATCTACTACATGTACCCCTCCATGTTTGTAG AACAAGCAATTGTTGACCGTGCGATCAACGATATCTGCATACTCTTCAAGTGCAGCCGGCATAATCTCAACGTG GTTCCTGTGGCAAAAGG TTTGGTGATGGGCTGGATAAGATTTGTGGAGGGTGAAAAGAAAGTGTACTGTATAACAAACGTCAATACT GCTTTCCCCATTCCAGTTAGCATCGAAGCAATCAAAG ATGTTGTTAGTGTTGCTCACTACATACTTGTTGTTGAGAAGGAGGCAG TGTTCCAGCGTTTGGCCAATGACAAGTTCTGCAAAAAGAATCGCTGCATTGTTATTACA GGAAGAGGCTACCCAGATATTCCAACAAGAAG ATTCTTACGCTACCTTGTCGAACAGCTGCGCTTGCCCGCTTATTGCTTAGTGGACTCAGATCCTTATGGTTTTGATATTCTGGCCACCTATAAATTTGGTTCCATG CAAATGGCATACGATGCAAATGTTCTGCGTGTGCCTGAGATACGTTGGCTCGGGGTCTTCACATCCGACTTTGAGGAGTATTGTCTTCCAGACTGCTGTCAACTTCCATTGTCATCTGAAG ATACAAGGAAGCTTGAAGGAATTCTCACCAGATGTTACTTACACAGGGAAGCCCCAGAATGGAG GTTGAAGTTGGAAGAGATGCTGGAAAAGGGTGTCAAGTTTGAGATTGAAGCATTGTCATCAAGTTCCATTTCTTTCCTGTCGCAAGAGTACATCCCCCAAAAGATCAAACTGG TTGCTTGTCTGATCATACATCAAAACAATCCCCTTGGTATTCACAACAAGATTTTGGCTGCAATTATTGCATACCTTTCGACACTGCATGGTTAA
- the LOC123452264 gene encoding meiotic recombination protein SPO11-1 isoform X2: protein MAGRGKRRRATVLDDDERRGRRRLEESALLLHKIKGLVGWVVAELSAGRSPSLALHRYQNYCASAAAAASPSTCYDAPVGTDVLSLLRKEFHASRLNVLLRVLLVVQQLLQENKHCSKRDIYYMYPSMFVEQAIVDRAINDICILFKCSRHNLNVVPVAKGLVMGWIRFVEGEKKVYCITNVNTAFPIPVSIEAIKDVVSVAHYILVVEKEAVFQRLANDKFCKKNRCIVITGRGYPDIPTRRFLRYLVEQLRLPAYCLVDSDPYGFDILATYKFGSMQMAYDANVLRVPEIRWLGVFTSDFEEYCLPDCCQLPLSSEDTRKLEGILTRCYLHREAPEWRLKLEEMLEKGVKFEIEALSSSSISFLSQEYIPQKIKLVACLIIHQNNPLGIHNKILAAIIAYLSTLHG from the exons ATGGCGGGGAGGGGGAAGAGGAGGCGCGCGACGGTGCTCGACGACGACGAgcggcgggggcggcggaggCTGGAGGAGTCGGCCCTGCTCCTCCACAAGATCAAAG GGCTGGTGGGCTGGGTGGTCGCGGAGCTCAGCGCCGGCCGATCCCCTTCCCTGGCGCTCCACCGCTACCAGAACTActgcgcctccgccgccgccgccgcgtcccCGTCCACCTG CTACGACGCCCCCGTCGGCACGGACGTCCTCTCCCTCCTCCGCAAGGAATTCCACGCCTCCCGCCTCA ATGTGCTTCTCAGGGTCCTGCTCGTGGTGCAGCAGCTCCTGCAGGAGAACAAGCACTGCTCCAAGAGGGACATCTACTACATGTACCCCTCCATGTTTGTAG AACAAGCAATTGTTGACCGTGCGATCAACGATATCTGCATACTCTTCAAGTGCAGCCGGCATAATCTCAACGTG GTTCCTGTGGCAAAAGG TTTGGTGATGGGCTGGATAAGATTTGTGGAGGGTGAAAAGAAAGTGTACTGTATAACAAACGTCAATACT GCTTTCCCCATTCCAGTTAGCATCGAAGCAATCAAAG ATGTTGTTAGTGTTGCTCACTACATACTTGTTGTTGAGAAGGAGGCAG TGTTCCAGCGTTTGGCCAATGACAAGTTCTGCAAAAAGAATCGCTGCATTGTTATTACA GGAAGAGGCTACCCAGATATTCCAACAAGAAG ATTCTTACGCTACCTTGTCGAACAGCTGCGCTTGCCCGCTTATTGCTTAGTGGACTCAGATCCTTATGGTTTTGATATTCTGGCCACCTATAAATTTGGTTCCATG CAAATGGCATACGATGCAAATGTTCTGCGTGTGCCTGAGATACGTTGGCTCGGGGTCTTCACATCCGACTTTGAGGAGTATTGTCTTCCAGACTGCTGTCAACTTCCATTGTCATCTGAAG ATACAAGGAAGCTTGAAGGAATTCTCACCAGATGTTACTTACACAGGGAAGCCCCAGAATGGAG GTTGAAGTTGGAAGAGATGCTGGAAAAGGGTGTCAAGTTTGAGATTGAAGCATTGTCATCAAGTTCCATTTCTTTCCTGTCGCAAGAGTACATCCCCCAAAAGATCAAACTGG TTGCTTGTCTGATCATACATCAAAACAATCCCCTTGGTATTCACAACAAGATTTTGGCTGCAATTATTGCATACCTTTCGACACTGCATGGTTAA
- the LOC123452264 gene encoding meiotic recombination protein SPO11-1 isoform X3, with translation MAGRGKRRRATVLDDDERRGRRRLEESALLLHKIKGLVGWVVAELSAGRSPSLALHRYQNYCASAAAAASPSTCACSYDAPVGTDVLSLLRKEFHASRLNVLLRVLLVVQQLLQENKHCSKRDIYYMYPSMFVEQAIVDRAINDICILFKCSRHNLNVVPVAKGLVMGWIRFVEGEKKVYCITNVNTAFPIPVSIEAIKDVVSVAHYILVVEKEAVFQRLANDKFCKKNRCIVITGRGYPDIPTRRFLRYLVEQLRLPAYCLVDSDPYGFDILATYKFGSMP, from the exons ATGGCGGGGAGGGGGAAGAGGAGGCGCGCGACGGTGCTCGACGACGACGAgcggcgggggcggcggaggCTGGAGGAGTCGGCCCTGCTCCTCCACAAGATCAAAG GGCTGGTGGGCTGGGTGGTCGCGGAGCTCAGCGCCGGCCGATCCCCTTCCCTGGCGCTCCACCGCTACCAGAACTActgcgcctccgccgccgccgccgcgtcccCGTCCACCTG CGCCTGCAGCTACGACGCCCCCGTCGGCACGGACGTCCTCTCCCTCCTCCGCAAGGAATTCCACGCCTCCCGCCTCA ATGTGCTTCTCAGGGTCCTGCTCGTGGTGCAGCAGCTCCTGCAGGAGAACAAGCACTGCTCCAAGAGGGACATCTACTACATGTACCCCTCCATGTTTGTAG AACAAGCAATTGTTGACCGTGCGATCAACGATATCTGCATACTCTTCAAGTGCAGCCGGCATAATCTCAACGTG GTTCCTGTGGCAAAAGG TTTGGTGATGGGCTGGATAAGATTTGTGGAGGGTGAAAAGAAAGTGTACTGTATAACAAACGTCAATACT GCTTTCCCCATTCCAGTTAGCATCGAAGCAATCAAAG ATGTTGTTAGTGTTGCTCACTACATACTTGTTGTTGAGAAGGAGGCAG TGTTCCAGCGTTTGGCCAATGACAAGTTCTGCAAAAAGAATCGCTGCATTGTTATTACA GGAAGAGGCTACCCAGATATTCCAACAAGAAG ATTCTTACGCTACCTTGTCGAACAGCTGCGCTTGCCCGCTTATTGCTTAGTGGACTCAGATCCTTATGGTTTTGATATTCTGGCCACCTATAAATTTGGTTCCATG CCCTAA
- the LOC123452265 gene encoding two pore potassium channel a-like produces MSDNSIQRALVPDNHNADVLQRKPLEGAKRFRRSRSAPRSETDQKPEENGSSPPAKELLSVIRPSFRLAGLLLFLYLLAGVVVFYLVMDQLSGKRTNRVLDALYFCIVTMTSVGYGDLVPNSDTAKLLACVFVFTGMAIIALFVSKSADYLVEKQEVLFFKALHMNMKCSEAKMLRQIETNKTKYKFYTAALLLMTTIVVGTVFLWKVEKLSLVDSFYCVCATITTLGYGDKSFSSKLGRTFAVFWIITSTIILALFFMYLAEIYTERRQKMLAKWVLTRRITNMDLEAADLDNDRKVGAAEFVVYKLKELGKISQEDISCFLEEFEKLDVDQSGTLSTYDLTQAQSGQ; encoded by the exons ATGTCTGACAACAGTATTCAACGAGCATTGGTACCTGATAACCACAACGCCGACGTGCTCCAAAGGAAGCCGTTAGAAGGAGCTAAACGGTTCCGAAGAAGCAGGTCGGCTCCCAGATCAGAGACCGATCAGAAACCAGAAGAAAACGGCTCGTCGCCTCCAGCCAAGGAGTTGCTCAGCGTGATACGGCCGAGCTTTAGACTAGCAGGGCTCCTCCTATTTCTCTACCTGCTAGCGGGCGTCGTCGTCTTTTATCTTGTCATGGATCAGTTATCTGGCAAGAGAACCAACAGGGTGCTTGACGCCCTGTACTTCTGCATTGTCACGATGACATCGGTTGGTTACGGAGACCTTGTCCCTAACAGCGACACGGCAAAGCTGCTCGCTTGTGTGTTCGTCTTCACAGGCATGGCGattattgctctctttgtgagcaagTCGGCGGATTATCTCGTGGAGAAGCAGGAGGTCCTGTTCTTCAAGGCACTGCACATGAACATGAAGTGTAGCGAGGCCAAAATGCTCAGGCAAATTGAGACAAACAAGACAAAGTACAAATTCTACACGGCTGCCCTGCTTCTTATGACAACCATTGTTGTAGGGACTGTTTTTCTCTGGAAGGTTGAAAAGCTGAGCCTTGTCGATTCCTTTTATTGTGTCTGTGCCACAATAACTACCCTGGGCTATGGGGATAAAAGCTTCTCGTCCAAATTGGGGCGCACTTTCGCGGTATTTTGGATAATTACGAGCACCATAATCCTGGCGCTGTTCTTCATGTACCTTGCTGAGATCTACACCGAGCGACGGCAGAAAATGCTGGCCAAATGGGTTCTCACACGGAGAATAACAAACATGGATCTTGAAGCAGCTGATCTGGATAATGATCGAAAAGTGGG TGCTGCTGAATTTGTCGTGTACAAGCTCAAAGAACTGGGGAAGATCAGCCAAGAAGACATATCTTGTTTCCTGGAGGAGTTTGAGAAACTCGATGTTGACCAGTCCGGCACACTCTCCACCTATGACCTTACTCAGGCACAATCCGGTCAGTGA
- the LOC123452266 gene encoding uncharacterized protein LOC123452266 produces the protein MFTVSIGKTAWIRPRKTCSTCKLFKGHAKSIGENLICALLKAVYSSTRKLVKPRRSKRVAAELAGIYLKLTGIRHCMSKEAAARRNLSPSIRITASSTFTAKTRPSTGRMKQATGGLNQGGRHRRRAEQGGGARTATTGKRTRGGGQCRAQSGADDAGLLHCMHDQERAAPR, from the coding sequence ATGTTTACAGTTTCGATCGGAAAAACGGCGTGGATCAGACCCCGTAAAACTTGTTCGACCTGTAAACTTTTTAAAGGCCACGCTAAATCCATCGGTGAAAACCTTATATGTGCACTTTTGAAAGCAGTATACAGTTCAACCCGTAAACTGGTCAAACCTCGTCGGAGCAAACGCGTCGCCGCGGAACTGGCCGGAATCTATCTGAAACTCACCGGAATCCGTCACTGCATGTCAAAAGAAGCCGCCGCACGCCGAAATTTGTCGCCGTCGATCCGAATTACGGCCAGCTCGACCTTCACTGCCAAGACGCGGCCGTCCACGGGCAGGATGAAGCAGGCTACCGGCGGCCTGAATCAGGGTGGGCGGCACCGAAGAAGGGCGGAGCAGGGTGGGGGAGCTCGCACGGCCACGACGGGGAAACGTACGCGCGGCGGCGGGCAGTGCCGAGCTCAATCGGGGGCAGACGACGCAGGCCTCCTTCACTGCATGCATGACCAGGAACGGGCGGCGCCAAGATGA